The following are encoded in a window of Peromyscus leucopus breed LL Stock chromosome X, UCI_PerLeu_2.1, whole genome shotgun sequence genomic DNA:
- the LOC114697642 gene encoding ubiquitin-conjugating enzyme E2 Q2-like: MSSGLKAELEFLASIFHKDHERLRIVSWQLDELQCQFLVPPAPAGSPPSPPPLILHCTITESYPSSPAIWFVDSDDPDLTSILERLEDSKPNSSLRQQLKWLICELCSLYNLPEHLDVETLDQPVPIAQKATIEEVPSEDEEEDAADGLEDLDHYELREEETSSEKKSEDEGIEKEHLAILENIRKSQRQDHLNGTVSGSVHASNRLMKELREIYRSQSYKSGTYSVELINDSLYDWHVKLRKVDPDSPLYGDLQLLKEKEGTEYILLNFSFKDNFPFDPPFVRVESPILSGGYVLGGGALCMELLTKQGWSSAYSIESVIMQINATLVKGKARVRFGADKNQYNLETAQQSYDSVVQMHEKKGWFTPPKEDG, encoded by the coding sequence ATGTCGTCGGGGCTTAAGGCCGAGCTGGAGTTCCTGGCGTCCATCTTCCACAAGGACCACGAGCGGCTGCGCATCGTGAGCTGGCAGCTGGATGAGCTGCAATGTCAGTTCCTGGTGCCGCCGGCGCCCGCGGGCAGCCCGCCCTCGCCGCCGCCGCTCATCCTGCACTGCACCATCACCGAGTCCTACCCATCTTCTCCGGCGATTTGGTTCGTGGACTCCGATGATCCAGATCTCACATCGATCCTGGAACGTCTGGAAGATTCGAAGCCCAACAGTTCGCTTCGTCAGCAGCTCAAGTGGCTGATCTGTGAACTCTGCAGCTTATATAACCTGCCTGAGCACCTGGATGTGGAGACGCTGGACCAGCCGGTCCCCATCGCTCAGAAGGCGACCATCGAAGAGGTGCCCtcggaggatgaagaggaagatgCAGCTGATGGACTGGAAGACTTGGATCATTATGAACTGAGAGAAGAAGAGACTAGTAGTGAGAAAAAGTCAGAGGATGAAGGGATTGAGAAAGAGCATTTGGCAATATTAGAGAATATTAGGAAGAGTCAAAGGCAAGACCATTTAAATGGTACCGTGTCTGGGTCGGTGCATGCTTCAAATAGACTTATGAAAGAACTGAGAGAGATATACAGATCGCAGAGCTACAAATCAGGGACTTATTCCGTGGAACTGATAAATGACAGCTTATATGACTGGCACGTTAAACTGAGGAAGGTTGACCCTGATAGTCCCTTGTATGGTGACCTTCAgctcttgaaagaaaaagaaggcacaGAATATATTTTGCTTAACTTTTCTTTTAAGGATAACTTTCCATTTGATCCTCCATTTGTTCGCGTCGAGTCGCCTATTCTGTCTGGAGGGTATGTCTTGGGTGGAGGGGCATTGTGTATGGAACTGCTCACAAAACAGGGTTGGAGCAGCGCCTACTCCATAGAATCGGTCATCATGCAGATCAATGCCACCTTAGTCAAAGGCAAAGCTAGGGTGCGCTTTGGAGCAGATAAGAATCAATATAATCTAGAAACAGCCCAACAGTCCTATGACTCCGTTGTGCAGATGCATGAGAAAAAGGGCTGGTTCACTCCTCCAAAGGAAGATGGGTAA